From one Staphylococcus kloosii genomic stretch:
- a CDS encoding phage tail domain-containing protein, which translates to MVNTVRIFNDDFDIKLTDIPGLKFLDHEEGDVEVQANTLERKGKDGVGVGTSTFGPFKLVLRFFYRGKDLADYNLMKQKLRGLLFRRDPYYVVHSEMPGKKYAVYCESNAIADIYDRNGTFEVSFVVFKGYSESLKDTLSVDFLNDEWQFGNGLITDNDISYRQNGKRFVIYNGSFDTIDPLNHKLIIRIKADAPNGFTMHNYHTNESFTYYGALQAYQTLTLNGVHPIIGNNRVGVDTNYDWITLAPGNNNIEIEGNGLSNVYAEFEFNFIYR; encoded by the coding sequence TTGGTAAATACAGTAAGAATATTCAATGATGATTTTGACATCAAATTAACTGATATTCCAGGTTTAAAGTTTTTAGATCACGAAGAAGGTGACGTTGAAGTTCAAGCCAATACACTTGAACGTAAAGGTAAAGATGGTGTCGGTGTCGGAACAAGTACATTTGGTCCTTTTAAACTTGTTTTACGTTTCTTCTATAGAGGTAAGGATTTAGCTGATTACAATTTAATGAAACAAAAATTAAGGGGTCTCTTATTTAGAAGGGACCCTTATTACGTTGTACATTCAGAAATGCCAGGGAAAAAATACGCAGTTTATTGTGAAAGTAATGCCATAGCAGATATTTACGATAGAAATGGTACGTTCGAAGTCAGTTTCGTTGTATTCAAAGGCTATTCTGAATCGCTTAAAGATACTTTAAGCGTCGATTTCCTAAATGATGAATGGCAATTTGGTAATGGGCTCATTACTGATAACGACATCAGTTATAGACAGAATGGTAAACGCTTTGTTATCTATAACGGTTCATTTGATACGATTGACCCACTTAATCACAAGTTGATTATACGAATCAAAGCCGACGCACCCAATGGATTTACAATGCATAACTACCACACGAACGAATCGTTTACGTATTACGGTGCTTTACAAGCATATCAAACTTTAACTTTAAATGGTGTACATCCGATTATAGGTAATAATCGTGTGGGCGTAGATACGAATTACGATTGGATAACACTAGCACCTGGTAACAACAACATTGAAATTGAAGGTAACGGTTTATCGAATGTGTATGCAGAATTTGAATTTAATTTTATTTATAGGTAG
- a CDS encoding prophage endopeptidase tail family protein, with protein sequence MKELVVKNKAGNYAEVLTDYDYDSFKYEYEKNNERSISLTAYKASGNEDIFDMLVNENYIIEHGQYFVIKSTSLKYDSQMVLNDIVAKHIFMDFQNHYVDKDISKETLNDTQVDETNAPQYTLDTYLSFGFKNNNLGFSYEVIGDFNQTAAVSELGGQNGIEFIVAGAELFNYIYFADNKKIYFYTPDTFYKRCQIPIIYRANSDELQCDIVTTDMKTYVKGYGKKKTAEETKNYQPMKPKDFKLTGTFNKDGTWYSETSGASYNKTFTCKWGNETLTWTNKQLSRGGMVDVYLDDKKIGSYSQYSKRSKTNQIVIKKGLDKGNHKFKVVYKGAKSGVDYKKKTPRFYIGTEKTTVLNLTAELKGEDVYHVVDEYKASTFDTFGMMQAPTVFDDNATTKTQLRASMLEQLSDSPTVELATNYLGSEDDKYYIGNDDIAENNIVRFVHKPLQFNSDLKVVKLTRYHSKVNKPVEVEFSNAKQDIIDIQNKINLRIKRANSAIANGSWTTDKNIQYNFMSNVVGSVLVDE encoded by the coding sequence ATGAAAGAACTTGTAGTTAAAAATAAAGCTGGAAATTATGCTGAAGTTTTAACCGATTATGATTATGATTCATTTAAATATGAATACGAAAAGAATAACGAACGTTCAATCTCTCTCACTGCTTATAAAGCAAGTGGTAATGAAGATATATTCGATATGTTAGTCAATGAAAACTACATTATCGAGCACGGACAATATTTTGTAATCAAATCCACATCACTTAAATACGATAGTCAAATGGTGCTTAACGACATTGTCGCTAAGCATATTTTTATGGACTTTCAAAATCATTATGTAGATAAGGATATATCAAAAGAAACACTTAACGATACACAAGTTGATGAAACGAATGCACCACAATACACACTAGATACTTATTTATCATTTGGTTTCAAAAATAATAATCTAGGTTTTAGTTATGAGGTCATTGGCGATTTCAATCAAACCGCAGCCGTTTCAGAACTCGGTGGACAAAATGGAATTGAGTTCATTGTTGCTGGTGCAGAATTGTTTAATTATATCTATTTCGCAGATAACAAAAAGATTTATTTCTATACACCCGATACGTTTTATAAACGTTGCCAAATACCTATTATCTATCGTGCTAATTCAGATGAATTACAGTGCGACATTGTAACAACTGATATGAAAACCTATGTTAAAGGTTATGGCAAAAAGAAAACAGCCGAAGAAACGAAGAACTATCAACCAATGAAGCCGAAAGATTTTAAACTTACAGGTACATTTAATAAAGATGGCACTTGGTATTCTGAAACAAGTGGGGCAAGTTATAACAAAACATTTACTTGTAAATGGGGCAACGAAACACTCACATGGACGAATAAACAACTTTCTCGTGGTGGCATGGTTGATGTTTATTTAGATGATAAAAAGATTGGTAGTTATTCACAATATAGTAAACGTTCAAAAACCAATCAGATTGTAATTAAAAAAGGATTAGACAAAGGCAATCATAAGTTTAAAGTCGTTTACAAAGGTGCGAAGTCAGGTGTTGATTATAAGAAAAAGACACCTCGATTTTATATAGGTACAGAGAAAACAACGGTGCTTAATTTAACAGCTGAACTGAAAGGCGAAGATGTTTACCACGTTGTAGATGAATATAAAGCGTCCACATTCGATACATTTGGAATGATGCAAGCACCTACTGTGTTTGATGATAATGCAACGACTAAAACGCAGTTACGTGCAAGTATGTTAGAACAATTGAGTGATAGTCCGACGGTTGAACTTGCTACAAATTACTTAGGTAGCGAAGATGACAAATATTATATAGGTAATGATGATATTGCAGAAAATAATATTGTTCGCTTTGTGCATAAGCCATTGCAATTCAACAGTGATCTAAAAGTCGTAAAACTTACACGCTATCATTCAAAAGTAAACAAACCTGTAGAAGTTGAGTTTAGCAATGCGAAACAAGATATTATCGATATTCAAAATAAAATCAATTTACGTATCAAACGTGCAAATAGTGCAATTGCCAATGGCAGTTGGACGACAGATAAAAATATCCAATATAACTTTATGTCAAATGTCGTAGGGAGTGTGTTAGTCGATGAGTAA
- a CDS encoding phage baseplate protein yields MEQLNLQKSLTLTLGQEFRQQLHTNFVRTEDFVNELKQYQNYHENDEVNAHNSEQINHIINGNVKNALVDLDKRISNLVLSKAKNSLQEVKDARVDNKGESHDTLYDRLRSDASEYTLDKDTVMQSVEDAKNKVLAQEFMFDIPNQGWQYLTNLSPFTNSVMQSFHLDNRTGIFYQTQVYGSNYKLTKMKTNGQLLSQMEVVGGGHGTHNGYRWIDDKLWIYSFILDNDGNNKLVRFSYKPNVSIKYGDYDMEEVFTGHKDLPYITPVINEHEGLILFRIEYPSSEWTTRDARNYIEVRRLKDIDNRVDKVLYRMDIPLRLTDGTIGQPMQGIAFDENKLYWYSGDSDPAIPNFITVFDYTTGKQLYQKACDIGKIGNEFPGNFAEAEGLQIYYDIETGKKALLAGVTVGAPNYRAHQIHGIFMRDVYDKLTAQATPVLMTETGGRTKTYPLSEYNRLADVTEPGDYYMTTVDTMKLTDFPVPPEMRTAGWFLHVSASNVAGDAQQTLIRNSYTRDLMIFKRMVSTYRLGGGEISTTNWNHIKSDSVNGAAEGVPDYITNMNQLGVITNKRWYIDTERSSQLKDHPNPGVAGWTCDVESISSSTFKVVLSRVTTGAAIQKYEAYFDANKKVRNSPWTLFQGVTV; encoded by the coding sequence ATGGAACAATTAAACCTACAAAAGAGTTTAACACTCACACTAGGTCAAGAATTTAGACAACAGTTGCATACGAACTTTGTACGCACTGAAGATTTTGTGAATGAATTAAAGCAATATCAAAATTATCACGAGAACGATGAAGTCAACGCTCATAATTCAGAACAAATTAACCACATCATTAATGGTAATGTTAAAAATGCGCTTGTTGATTTAGATAAGCGTATAAGCAATTTAGTATTATCCAAAGCTAAAAATAGCTTACAAGAAGTTAAAGACGCCCGTGTGGACAATAAAGGCGAAAGCCACGATACATTATACGACCGTCTACGTTCTGACGCATCAGAATATACATTAGATAAAGATACCGTCATGCAATCTGTCGAAGATGCAAAAAACAAAGTGTTAGCACAAGAATTTATGTTTGATATACCTAATCAAGGTTGGCAATACTTAACAAACTTATCACCGTTTACGAATAGTGTTATGCAATCTTTTCACTTAGATAATCGCACAGGTATTTTCTACCAAACACAAGTGTATGGTAGTAACTACAAATTAACGAAAATGAAAACGAACGGTCAACTATTATCACAAATGGAAGTCGTGGGTGGTGGACATGGTACACACAACGGTTATCGTTGGATTGATGATAAGTTATGGATCTATTCATTCATCTTAGATAATGACGGTAATAATAAACTTGTACGCTTTTCTTATAAACCGAATGTCAGTATCAAATACGGTGATTACGATATGGAAGAAGTATTTACAGGGCATAAAGATTTACCTTACATTACCCCTGTCATTAATGAACATGAAGGATTAATCTTATTCCGTATTGAGTACCCTTCAAGTGAGTGGACAACACGCGATGCACGTAACTATATTGAAGTGAGACGTTTGAAAGATATAGACAATCGTGTAGATAAAGTCTTATACCGTATGGACATTCCACTGCGATTAACTGACGGTACGATAGGACAACCAATGCAAGGAATTGCTTTTGACGAAAATAAATTATATTGGTATTCAGGTGATAGTGACCCCGCGATACCTAACTTCATTACCGTATTTGACTACACAACAGGTAAACAACTTTACCAAAAAGCATGTGATATAGGTAAAATTGGTAATGAGTTTCCAGGTAACTTTGCCGAAGCAGAAGGCTTACAAATTTATTACGATATTGAAACAGGTAAGAAAGCCTTACTTGCGGGTGTTACAGTGGGTGCACCGAACTATCGTGCGCATCAAATACATGGGATATTCATGCGTGATGTGTACGATAAATTAACAGCACAAGCGACACCCGTATTGATGACAGAAACGGGTGGTCGAACTAAGACTTATCCTTTATCAGAATATAATCGTTTAGCTGATGTAACTGAACCTGGCGATTATTACATGACAACTGTCGACACAATGAAGCTAACTGATTTCCCAGTACCACCAGAAATGAGAACTGCTGGTTGGTTTTTACATGTATCAGCTTCTAATGTTGCAGGTGATGCACAACAGACACTAATTAGAAATAGCTATACACGTGATTTAATGATATTTAAACGAATGGTATCAACATATCGCTTAGGTGGCGGAGAAATCAGCACAACAAATTGGAACCACATTAAATCGGACTCTGTTAATGGTGCAGCTGAAGGTGTGCCTGATTATATAACGAATATGAACCAACTAGGAGTTATTACTAATAAGCGTTGGTATATAGATACAGAACGTTCAAGTCAGCTTAAAGATCATCCTAACCCTGGAGTTGCGGGTTGGACGTGTGATGTTGAAAGTATTTCATCAAGTACATTTAAAGTAGTTTTATCACGTGTAACAACCGGGGCAGCCATTCAAAAATATGAAGCTTATTTTGATGCTAATAAAAAAGTTAGAAATTCACCTTGGACTTTATTTCAAGGCGTGACAGTATAA
- a CDS encoding BppU family phage baseplate upper protein, which translates to MSMDKIANLQLETTAQYQSLSKLNVQFWNQDRETATLQFRITRNDYPLALSEENVKVFIALESGDSFLVDDKLDFVDQLNGVVSYTIPTYFMKVAKEVKGQVYVTTLDEEEVVVQRQFTFNVANDLIASLPAEDKIREFKYFSDMRAEVAEMMTKLNSDFENMNDYVTQVQNTTQEGITSLTKLIDDKEKAYNANHTAKMKELNDKGTEYSTKFDEDKQYMNEKFEAFKTSVNGSGLVTTGQSANWQKYKLTADGGYRIYLKKGSFNNVLDLATGYYETVVNGSASIQGFPTSISDSAFVEIDVMKTDNARMQIKVVQSSNGRTFIKNIHTNGEDIIGWKEVAFIDANNPYETTTGSQAKATTAENNAKQYTDTKFAKRNSVLFEGNANGVGTPINLNETLDNFIVLYIFGDFPGGEFATLGNPQGTRNINLNVDNIVGLDATGTSTYECSLSKVNRQQLQINSDNFMNVIDGTSSGANANRFTIQKIVGVYK; encoded by the coding sequence ATGAGTATGGATAAAATAGCTAATTTACAACTTGAAACAACAGCACAATATCAAAGTTTAAGTAAACTCAATGTCCAATTTTGGAATCAAGATAGAGAGACGGCAACACTACAATTTAGAATTACTAGAAATGACTATCCTTTAGCTTTAAGTGAAGAAAACGTCAAAGTTTTCATTGCGCTTGAATCAGGGGATAGTTTTTTAGTGGACGATAAATTGGATTTCGTAGATCAATTAAACGGTGTTGTAAGTTATACAATACCTACTTATTTTATGAAAGTGGCTAAAGAAGTTAAAGGGCAAGTTTATGTAACAACATTAGATGAAGAAGAAGTTGTAGTGCAAAGACAATTCACATTTAATGTAGCTAATGATTTAATTGCTTCATTACCCGCCGAAGATAAAATTAGAGAGTTTAAATACTTTTCTGACATGCGCGCAGAAGTCGCAGAAATGATGACGAAGTTAAATAGTGACTTTGAGAATATGAATGACTATGTTACGCAGGTACAAAATACAACGCAAGAAGGTATCACATCGTTAACTAAGTTAATTGATGATAAAGAAAAAGCTTATAATGCTAATCACACTGCTAAGATGAAAGAATTGAATGATAAAGGTACAGAATACAGTACGAAGTTTGATGAAGATAAGCAGTATATGAATGAAAAATTCGAAGCCTTTAAAACTTCTGTCAATGGTAGTGGATTAGTTACGACTGGGCAATCTGCAAACTGGCAGAAATATAAATTAACAGCAGACGGTGGGTATAGAATATATCTTAAAAAAGGTAGTTTTAATAACGTTTTAGATTTAGCTACTGGATATTATGAGACAGTAGTTAATGGTTCAGCTTCTATTCAAGGTTTTCCAACATCAATTAGTGATAGTGCTTTTGTCGAGATTGATGTTATGAAAACAGACAATGCAAGAATGCAGATAAAGGTTGTACAAAGTTCCAATGGTAGAACGTTTATAAAAAATATTCATACAAACGGGGAAGATATAATTGGTTGGAAAGAAGTAGCTTTTATTGATGCTAATAACCCTTACGAAACAACCACTGGCTCACAAGCGAAAGCAACAACAGCCGAAAATAATGCGAAACAATATACGGATACTAAATTCGCGAAACGTAATAGCGTGCTATTTGAAGGTAATGCAAATGGTGTGGGTACACCAATAAATTTAAATGAAACTTTAGATAATTTTATCGTTCTCTACATCTTTGGAGACTTTCCAGGTGGAGAATTTGCGACGTTAGGAAATCCGCAAGGGACACGCAATATTAACCTTAATGTTGATAATATTGTAGGATTAGACGCAACAGGAACTAGCACTTATGAATGTTCGCTATCTAAAGTGAATCGACAACAACTACAAATTAATTCAGATAACTTTATGAACGTTATAGACGGTACAAGTTCAGGAGCGAATGCTAATCGGTTCACTATCCAAAAAATCGTGGGGGTGTATAAATAA
- a CDS encoding DUF2977 domain-containing protein: MRITINDNNEITGYAIVGGIEGDFEVDDSIVPQDFAQNYKPKYYLYQNEQIVVNPNYEEELNTPYVPPVITSNGPDDELRRMFANMQEQLVQGNMMVAQVAQQNADLTQEIVNMTNEIEQLKGVDKDEDVVSEV, encoded by the coding sequence ATGCGTATAACTATAAATGATAATAATGAAATTACAGGTTACGCCATTGTCGGTGGTATTGAAGGTGATTTTGAAGTTGATGATAGCATTGTTCCTCAAGACTTCGCTCAAAACTACAAACCGAAATATTATTTATACCAAAACGAACAAATCGTAGTTAATCCGAATTATGAAGAAGAATTAAATACACCATATGTACCACCTGTGATTACATCAAATGGACCCGATGATGAATTAAGGAGAATGTTTGCGAATATGCAGGAACAACTTGTTCAAGGCAATATGATGGTAGCACAAGTTGCTCAACAAAACGCTGATTTAACACAAGAAATAGTCAACATGACAAATGAAATAGAACAACTTAAAGGAGTGGATAAAGATGAAGATGTTGTTTCCGAAGTTTAA
- a CDS encoding XkdX family protein: protein MKMLFPKFNDIKTMYGWGCYTNDKIKWFVDMQVIDKEEYALITGEKYPEQPQA from the coding sequence ATGAAGATGTTGTTTCCGAAGTTTAATGATATTAAAACTATGTATGGCTGGGGCTGTTACACTAACGATAAAATAAAATGGTTTGTAGACATGCAAGTTATTGATAAAGAAGAATACGCATTAATCACAGGCGAAAAATATCCAGAACAACCACAGGCTTAG
- a CDS encoding phage holin has protein sequence MDTGTIVRTIILIAAWINQILAINHISPIPVDEVTISSVITGLASLWTWWKNNNFTHAAKQGQKKIHAVKSGTDTNGRMPSGDEL, from the coding sequence ATGGACACAGGAACAATAGTAAGAACAATTATTTTAATAGCAGCATGGATTAATCAAATATTAGCAATCAACCATATTTCGCCTATTCCCGTTGATGAAGTAACAATCAGTTCTGTTATCACAGGGCTAGCTTCATTATGGACATGGTGGAAAAATAATAACTTTACCCATGCAGCAAAGCAAGGCCAAAAGAAAATACATGCAGTTAAGTCAGGTACTGATACTAATGGGCGTATGCCTAGTGGAGATGAATTATAA
- a CDS encoding N-acetylmuramoyl-L-alanine amidase, which translates to MRTLKDAIKYLKSMEGKAWNPDHAYGFQCFDVANQWWLYLFGHTLKGIGAADIPTWNNFDGEATVYKNNPSFLAQPGDVVVFNRNYGEGYGHVGIVLSATLNSMQILEQNWLGGAYWTPPEVTTRRTHGYDTEMWFVRPFYAKATVINTLKSKATPVKKAKVNKGKRIMLVAGHGYNDPGATGYGTNERDFIRKNIVPNVAKYLKQVGHTVAIYGGSKQDQDMYQDTKYGQQVGNYQDYGLYWVNKQKYDIVVEFHLDSAGASAQGGHVIIPSAFPPDNIDKGLQNALKGTVGTIRDITPRTDLMHCNVANKININYRLIELGFITSKHDMDYITKHLQAFTKRLAEGINGRQINQPASKKPKAQTKWVWKGRFTPNTAIKVRTSPSLKGEVVSQDVMKFTKVKTIKFNFIVKAEGYWWISYTSKGKTYYSAICKITDKKERIKKEKYWGKLTWGWK; encoded by the coding sequence ATGCGTACATTAAAAGATGCAATTAAATATTTGAAGTCAATGGAAGGAAAAGCCTGGAACCCAGACCACGCCTATGGTTTTCAATGCTTTGATGTAGCTAATCAATGGTGGTTATATTTATTTGGTCATACACTAAAAGGTATAGGTGCTGCCGACATTCCTACATGGAATAACTTTGACGGTGAAGCGACAGTATATAAAAATAATCCTAGCTTTTTAGCACAACCAGGAGATGTTGTGGTTTTCAACAGAAACTATGGCGAAGGTTATGGCCATGTAGGTATCGTTTTAAGTGCCACACTAAATTCAATGCAAATTTTAGAGCAAAACTGGTTAGGTGGGGCTTATTGGACGCCACCCGAAGTGACGACACGACGTACACATGGGTATGATACTGAAATGTGGTTTGTACGTCCGTTCTACGCTAAAGCAACTGTAATTAATACATTAAAATCAAAAGCTACACCCGTTAAGAAAGCTAAAGTTAATAAAGGTAAGCGAATTATGCTAGTAGCTGGTCATGGATATAACGACCCAGGCGCTACAGGTTATGGCACAAATGAACGTGATTTCATTCGTAAGAACATAGTACCTAACGTAGCTAAATATCTTAAACAGGTTGGCCATACCGTAGCTATATATGGTGGCAGTAAACAAGATCAAGATATGTATCAAGACACTAAATATGGTCAACAAGTCGGCAATTATCAAGATTACGGCTTATATTGGGTAAATAAACAAAAATATGATATTGTAGTAGAATTTCATCTTGATAGTGCTGGGGCTTCAGCACAGGGTGGACATGTTATCATACCAAGTGCATTCCCACCAGATAATATTGATAAAGGATTACAAAATGCATTAAAAGGTACAGTAGGAACAATAAGAGATATAACACCACGTACGGATTTGATGCATTGTAATGTTGCGAATAAGATAAATATCAATTACCGTTTAATAGAATTAGGTTTCATTACTTCTAAACACGATATGGATTACATCACTAAACATTTACAAGCATTTACAAAACGATTAGCCGAAGGTATTAATGGTCGACAAATTAATCAACCGGCAAGTAAAAAGCCAAAAGCGCAAACAAAATGGGTTTGGAAAGGTCGTTTTACACCAAATACTGCCATTAAAGTAAGAACATCGCCTTCATTAAAGGGTGAAGTGGTAAGTCAAGATGTTATGAAATTCACAAAGGTTAAAACGATTAAATTTAATTTTATCGTTAAAGCAGAAGGTTATTGGTGGATTAGTTATACTTCAAAAGGTAAAACTTATTATAGTGCGATATGTAAAATTACTGATAAAAAAGAACGCATTAAAAAAGAAAAGTATTGGGGCAAATTAACGTGGGGTTGGAAATAA
- a CDS encoding Panacea domain-containing protein, whose protein sequence is MSEELKEIINWFLSKTSMSPKKLQKLLYYAQSWTITLENEKSDDIKNKLFNENFEAWVHGPVIPTVYHEYKKYGYSNIPKIDENIQFDEDKENILQQVFEVYGGYNGNELENITHQEEPWQKARTGFSSLEICQNIISEKDMFEYYMKQAE, encoded by the coding sequence ATGAGTGAAGAATTAAAAGAAATTATAAATTGGTTCCTATCAAAAACATCTATGTCCCCAAAAAAATTACAAAAATTACTTTACTATGCTCAATCTTGGACAATAACTTTAGAAAATGAAAAATCTGACGACATAAAAAATAAATTGTTCAATGAAAATTTCGAGGCATGGGTTCATGGGCCGGTAATACCAACTGTATATCATGAATACAAAAAATATGGTTATTCTAACATACCCAAAATTGATGAAAATATTCAATTTGACGAGGATAAAGAAAATATATTACAACAAGTCTTTGAAGTTTATGGTGGGTATAATGGTAATGAATTAGAAAATATTACTCACCAAGAAGAACCATGGCAAAAAGCTAGAACAGGTTTCTCTAGTTTAGAAATATGCCAAAATATAATTTCTGAAAAAGATATGTTTGAATACTATATGAAACAAGCTGAATAA
- a CDS encoding sulfite exporter TauE/SafE family protein — protein MQKIIIFALAGFLAELVDGSLGMGYGASASSILLTFGITPAIASATVHFSEILTTAAAGTSHLKFNNVHKPSVLKLAIPGSIAAFVGAMFLSNVNGDYMKPIISVFLLLLGMYIIYQFLFKSDKKIDKNAGFKKVSNLVLLPQAAIAGFLDSIGGGGWGPVNTPLLLSSKKIEPRYVIGTVSASEFFVTISSSLSFLIFLNWASINWILVLVLGIGGVIAAPLSAWLVKSLPINILAIGVGGLIVYTNISSLASIFINNTSAIFTIKIIVVLTWLSLVLTTALRNKTKVSTSNS, from the coding sequence ATGCAAAAAATTATTATATTTGCTTTAGCCGGTTTTTTAGCTGAATTAGTAGATGGCTCACTAGGTATGGGTTATGGTGCTTCAGCATCCTCTATTTTATTAACATTTGGAATTACGCCTGCTATAGCATCAGCGACAGTTCATTTCTCAGAAATACTAACTACTGCTGCGGCTGGTACATCACACTTGAAATTTAATAATGTACATAAACCTTCAGTATTAAAACTAGCGATACCTGGTTCAATTGCTGCTTTTGTTGGCGCAATGTTTTTAAGTAATGTAAATGGAGACTATATGAAACCAATAATATCAGTATTCCTTTTACTATTAGGTATGTATATTATTTACCAATTTCTTTTCAAAAGTGATAAAAAGATAGACAAAAATGCTGGTTTTAAAAAAGTATCTAATTTGGTACTATTACCTCAAGCAGCTATAGCTGGCTTTTTAGATTCGATTGGTGGCGGTGGCTGGGGCCCAGTAAATACCCCTTTGCTACTTTCGAGTAAAAAAATTGAACCTCGTTATGTAATCGGTACGGTATCTGCAAGTGAATTTTTCGTAACAATATCTTCATCACTAAGTTTTTTAATATTCCTAAATTGGGCTTCAATAAATTGGATCCTAGTCTTAGTATTAGGCATCGGTGGTGTTATAGCAGCCCCACTATCAGCTTGGCTAGTAAAATCTTTACCGATAAACATACTTGCTATAGGGGTTGGTGGTTTGATAGTTTATACAAATATTAGTTCGCTTGCATCAATATTTATAAATAATACAAGTGCTATATTCACAATAAAAATTATCGTTGTGTTAACTTGGCTATCATTAGTATTAACAACAGCTTTAAGAAATAAAACAAAAGTATCAACATCAAATTCATGA